TACTTCGGGATCAGGAAGCAGATGGTAGTGAGTTGTTTAACTAGTCTTATTTATAGACTTCATTTAAAGGGATGGtttttactagggatcgacagattatcggtttggccgatattattggccgatattcacgatttttgacgttatcggtatcggcattaCCTTGCCGATGATGAGATaatgtcccgccccccccccccccgcccccattgcctccccccgccacattgcctcccctatccccggttttataattacctgttcccgggggtctggggcccgcgctacttctggcttctgGCTGCGTCCTGTGTTAagctgtgcgctgcgcagcgcagtgACATCgtcaacgtgacgtcaccgtcactgcgcacagtgacagctcaggacgggagccagaagtagcgcagtccccaggaacaggtaattataaaaccggggagagGGAAGGCAATTGGGCAGCAGCGGTGGGGGTGGCGTGCGGTGCGGGGGGATGgctggggggcagcggcggtggttgggaggacccccagaaaggcagggggagagaagcgggtggtggcggtggtCTCTGATTCAGCCAAAGCCACTGCAGCGGCTTCTTCGGGGCCGGGGGTGGTTGGGTGTTagagatagccgataacttataccggaatatcggtataagttatcggctatcagcctgaaaggccacagattatcggtatcggccctaaaaaaatatcggtcgatccctcgtTTTTACATACTGCATCTTTCAGAAGAGGATGTCATTAGTAAGGGGAACAGTTCAGTgacccccagcaatctcaacCATGTCCATCTCCTAGTCTGAAGTCAGAATTTCCTATTTATCAGTGACAGGAGTCTTGTGAGGACTCGCCGGTATTTAGCTTGTTGGTTTTTTACTATGTGCATAACTAATGAAAAAATGCATCACTTATGCAAACCAATTTCTCTACAGTAATATATTATAGTAAATCTGAACAGAACCCAAGCTGGATAGCTGGCCATATACTGGGTGCCAGAATAATTTTATCACTTCTGGGGCAGATAATGGGAAAGGagacaaaatgaaaaatttcttcCTTTTTAAAGCACCCACAAGATGACCAAGGATGTAGATCATCCTGTATTGTAGTATATGTATTGTCTATTATGTCCTACAACATGATTACCAAGCTCAATGATACATTTTCCAGCCTGAAATAAAATCAACACAACCTCACCTTGTCACTGTGAGGAGATGAAGACCTCGAGGACTCTGACTTCTGGTCCTGCCTTTCTGGTGATGAGGACTTTGAACAGGAACTACGTCTGGAACGGGATGACCTCTCTGTAGAAGAACGTGATGACCGAgatgaggaggaagatgatgatgatgatgatgaagatgaagaagacgaggaagaggaggaggaagatgaagaaGAGGTTCTACTTCGACGGAATTCTACCACAGGGGCATCCTTGACAACTTCTACTGCTTCATAAGTATCTTCTTCTATTTCATGGTATACATCTTTTTTGGGGACCAATTCATCTGTAGTATGAAGGACAAGTGATGCATCACAGTCTGGTTTAACAGATTCATCTTCATTTTGTGCTTTGGTCTTTTCTAATACATCAGTAACTTCATCGTTGTCAGACTTATTAGCCTCAGGTAATAATATCTGGTCTGGTGCAAAACCTACATCCATAATGCATTCTGTCTGCCTTAGCTGTGATGGTGGCGTTGACACAGTCTGAACCTCACCCTCTTTCCTTTGTAAACTTTCACGGTCATCTTCTTTTGTAGATTGCATAACAGATTCGTTATCTACCTGATATTGTGCTGGTGATGGTAACATAGTTATTTCAGGTTCTTCCACATTATGTTCAACTGGTTCTACAGAAAGAATTTGTTCTGAGTGTTCTGTTGCTGAAGCTTTTTCATGAACTGCAGAAATTAATTCCGTCTCCATTTCACCCTTTTCCTGTCCAATAACTGGTGCCAATTCATGCACCTTCTGTACAATAACAACAGGTGCACTCTTTTCTTCTACTTCTCGCTTTTTATGTGCAATAATTGGTGCACTCTTTTCTTCTACTTCTCGCTTTTTATGTGCAATAATTGGTGCACTCTTTTCTTCTACTTCTCGCTTTTTATGTGCAATAATTGGTGCACTCTTTTCTTCTATTTCACGCTTTTTATGTGCAATAACTAGTGCACTCTTTTCTGCCAATTTATGTTCTTGTACAATAACTGGTGCACTCTTTTCTGCCAATTTATGTTCTTGTACAATAATTGGTGCACTCTTTTCTTCTACTTCTCGCTTTTTATGTGCAATAATTGGTGCACTCATTTCTATTTCACGCTTTTTATGTGCAATAACTGGTGCACTCTTTTCTGCCAATTTATGTTCTTCTTGTACAATAACTGGTGCACTCTTTTCTGCCAATTTATGTTCTTCTTGTACAATAACTGGTGCACTCTTTTCTGCCAATTTATGTTCTTCCTGTACAATAACAGGTGCACTCTTTTCTTCTATTTCACGCTTTTTATGTGCAATAACAGGTGCACTCTTTTCTTCTATTTCACGCTTTTTATGTGCAATAACAGGTGCACTCTTTTCTTCTATTTCACGTTTTTTATGTGCAATAACTGGTGCACTCTTTTCTGCCAATTTATGTTCTTCTTGTACAATAACTGGTGCACTCTTTGCTGCCAATTTGTGTTCTTCCTGTACATTAACTGGTGCACTCTTTTCTGCCAATTTGTGTTCTCCCTGTACAATAACTGGTGCACTCTTTTCTGCCAATTTGTGTTCTCCCTGTACAATAACTGGTGCACTCTTTTCTGCCAATTTGTGTTCTCCCTGTACAATAACTGGTGCATTCTTTTCTGCCAATTTATGTTCTTCCTGTACAATAACTGGTGCACTCTTTTCTTCTATTTCACGCTTTTTATGTGCAATAATTGGTGCACTCTTTTCTGCCAATTTATGTTCTTCCTGTACAATAACAGGTGCACTCTTTTCTTCTATTTCACGCTTTTTATGTGCAATAACTGGTGCACTCTTTTCTTCTATTTCACGCTTTTTATGTGCAATAACTGGTGCACTCTTTTCTGCCAATTTATGTTCTTCCTGTACAATAACTGGTGCACTCTTTTCTTCTATTTCACGCTTTTTATGTGCAATAACTGGTGCACTCTTTTCTTCTATTTCACGCTTTTTATGTGCAATAATTGGTGCACTCTTTTCTGCCAATTTATGTTCTTCCTGTACAATAACTGGTGCACTCTTTTCTGCCAATTCATGTTCTTCCTGTACAATAACTGGTGCACTCTTTTCTGCCAATTTGTGTTCTTCCTGTACAATAACTGGTGCACTCTTTTCTGCCAATTTGTGTTCTTCCTGTACAATAACTGGTGCACTCTTTTCTGCCAATTTGTGTTCTTCCTGTACAATAACTGGTGCACTCTTTTCTGCCAATTTGTGTTCTTCCTGTACAATAACTGGTGCACTCTTTTCTGCCAATTTGTGTTCTTCCGGTACAATAACTGGTGCACTCTTTTCTGCCAATTCATGTTCTTCCTGTACAATAACTGGTGCACTCTTTTCTGCCAATTTGTGTTCTTCCTGTACAATAACTGGTGCACTCTTTTCTGCCAATTCATGTTCTTCCTGTACAATAACTGGTGCACTCTTTTCTGCCAATTCATGTTCTTCCTGTACAATAACTGGTGCACTCTTTTCTGCCAATTTATGTTCTTGTACAATAACTGGTGCACTTTTTGCCAATTTGTGTTCTTCCTGTACAATAACTGGTGCACTCTTTTCTGCCAATTTGTGTTCTTCCTGTACAATAACTGGTGCACTCTTTTCTGCCAATTTGTGTTCTTCCTGTACAATAACTGGTGCACTCTTTGCAAATGTATGGTCTTCCTTTGCAATATTTGATACATTCTTCTCTGCCAATTCATTGTCTTCCTGTGCAATAACTGGTACACTCTTCTCTACCAATTCATGGTCTTCCTTTTCAATAATTGGTGCACTCTTCTCTACCAATTCATGGTCTTCCTTCTCAATAACTGGTGCACTCTTCTCTACCAATTCATGGTCTTCCTTCTCAATAATTGGTGCACTCTTCCCTGCCAATTCATTGTCTTCATGTGCAATAACTGGAACATGCTCTTCAGCCAACTCGTGCTCCTTCTGTGCAATAACTGGAACATCCTCCTCTGCCATTGTCACATCAGACTGCTGAGCATTTAAAGTACTCTCTAAAGGTTGGGACCCAACTTCCTCTAGATCCATACTATTTTCTTCACATTCTTTTGAAGAAATAGCTTCTTTAGTAATCTGTGCAATGATGTCTTTTGTTTCAGCTGCAGGTACTGTTACAGGTGCAACCACAGTATTATGTTGCCCATCAGGTGCCAAGAAGCTGGCAAGAGGTTCTCTTTCTGAATTATTTGTTGAATCCTTCTCAACCATAATATCTTCAGGGGCATCTATGTCCATAGCACTGTCCTGTTCTGATGTTTCTGAAATATGGATTATCGTATTTGTGACTGGTGTTTCTGGACTTTGATGCACAGAGACATTATCAGCTTGTTGATGTACCTTAGATGCAGTAGTGGAATTTTCTGTAGAACATGAGGACAATGCTGAAATGCTTGAAGAGGTTGGAATTGCTTCAGCTACTAGTCCAGCATTTTCCAGATTGGCTACCAGTTCCAAATTCTTAGTTGGTAAAATATTAGGGGGATCTTCTATATTTACAGTAACATGTACAGTTTCATCTATATTTACAGCTTCTTGTTTATCTGGTGAGATGGGCACTGGAGGCACTGCAGTATCTTCTGTGATATCATCTACAATCATAGGGCAATCTTCTGGTACTTTTTTAGACTCAGATTCATGAACGATTTGTGTTTCTGTATATGGCTTCATTGAGGTCTCCTCTGCTGTATAGGTGGACTGTTGTATGTCTGGGACTGTTTTGGGAACAATGGCTTCTGCTGATGCCACATTTGCAGAGTCTTGTACTTCTGTGCTATTGTCTGTCATTTCCAACGTTTCTTCAGTAATGGATGGTCTCTTGTTTTGTGCAGTCCTTTCTGAGGTCTTTATCAAAGATGTTTCCTCAGTATGCTGAACTGTAGTATCTAGGGAGGACTTTTCCATTGGGGATGGGCCAAAATTATTTTCACTCTCTGTCAAAGAATTATCAGGGACAATCTTTGTGCTGATGGTTTCTTTAGTGTCTGTTTCTAAAACTGACAATAAAGGATCCCCTAATTGAGGTTCATCAGCAATATCTTCTGATTTTACCTCCAATTTAGTTTTCTGCATTTTGCCGGCCTTAGAGAGCTTTCTTTTAGTTTTCTCCTCTGGTCTTACTTCAGATACTTTTAGAACACTTTTTTGTTCACTATCCACTGGCTCATTGAATATCACTGGTGCTTTTGCTTTCTCCGGAACATCCACTTTTTGTATAGATTTTACATTTTCCGCTTGGTCCTGATGTGCACTTGATCTTCTTATCCTTAACCTCCTTGTCTTAGGTAAGCTAGGGGAACAAGCTGGTGATTTTTCAGATTCATTTGGACCACTAACCAACAATGAACTCACATCTGATTTGTCATGCAAAGATCTTGACTTAGCACTTGATCTTACAAACTCAGGAGAGCTGGACAAAGACTGGCTTTCTTTTGCATCAGAACAAGGCTGAAGGTCTTGTTTTTCCAATATGGACATGGCCTGAACACCCCTTGAAGATAACTTCTCCACTATTTGCAAACTTTGTGTACACACAGATGCTGTCCCTTCCAATTTTGAACGAACGGGAGGCTTCATTAATACCAGAGATGATTTGACTTTTGCATCCTTTGTGGTAGAAGCTCCTGTTGAGGCATTTTTAGTGTCTTTGTACACCTGTGATTCTTGTTTTACAGTCTCCACGTTTTCATCTTCCTGTTCATTGGGTGCAGTCTGTTGAATAACACTTGTTGATACTGGTGCCTGATGTAATGCTGCATCTGCACCAGTCTCAATACGTTCTCTTGCCTGGCGTCTCCATTTCTGTGGTGATCTTTGACTCTTCGGGCTCTCTTTGATGAGCAGCCTTGAAGAGCTTGTTTTCTCAGACACTGGTAAAACTTGCTTCTCAGAAATCTGCTGGTGCATACCTTCAAGAGACAGCATTGGAGGAACACGTTCCTCCACAGTCTCCTCTCCTTCAAGGGTTGCTGGTTTAGAAAGAGTTTCTGACAACTGAGGTGGAGAAGGGGACCGTTTCAATTTTGGTGACTTTTTGTGTTGAATAGTTGTTCTTGAGGATCTTCTTCTTTTGGGAGTTTCTTCCTCATCCTTCTCAACTGCTAGCTCCTTTTCTTCTTCcatttcttcctcctcttcttcaccTACCTCTTCAACTTCTTTTACAGCAGATTTACATGCACGTGTTGATGATCTGCGTGGTTCTTGCTCTTGCACTGGTGGTGTAACTACACTTTGTTTAGGAACTTTGGtctgcaacataaaaaaaaaaaaaaactaagcctGAAACACTAGTTAAGGCCAGCAGGGCTAAGTATTTTTTATTGTagtcatgcaggaaaagtaatattTTTGGCACAATTTTTTCTAACATATAACTTATTGTTTTACTGTTAACTCTTTTGGGAACAACAAATGCTATTTGACCATTTTTTGTGTCCTAGATGTATGCATAAATAGcatattccctttaaaggggtactccactggccagtgttccggctgcgttcagaacatttaggccctcatgacatcaggccacacccgctcaatgcaagtctatgggagagggagtgGCAGCCGAAACActggccagttgagtacccctttaatctaagggTTGGTACAATTACAGAAATACCAAAATATGTATAGTTTCTTTAGATTTTACTATTTTTGCACAATAGGACAttttactagaaaaaaaaatatatgaaagttttATTTCACTGCATTCCAAGAGCCTTAACAGTCATTTTTCTACAAATGTAgccgtatgaggactcattttgtaAAAAGTGTGATGTGTTTTAATAGGAACATTTTGGGAAACACAAATTATTAAACAACTTTTAGAATTCCcttttgtataataaaaaaattgatttcTACTGTAAAACTGTTATTTCAACCTGTTCCGATATAAATGTAACTGTATGTCCAGTGTGTTCTTGCATATGGACCTACAGTTACATCCAATAAGGATACCAGCATAGCAGCTGTGCTGGTGTCGGAGGAAGAGTCTGCTTAGCTATGCcagtcacagtaaaaaaaaaaaaaatatgtaaaataaaaaaaatataaaaaaccctcacaataaaaaaagatacaacaatatatacacacatacataaatcagAAACATACAGGGGTTCTTCAAGTTACAAAATTGTAAtaggttccgggacgaccattttatgttgaaaccattgtatgttgagaccataactctatggaaacctggtaattggttctgaagcccccaaaatgtcatccaaaaataggagtgaggattaaagaaaaataagtagataactaatacagtggtccctcaacatacgatggtaattcgttccaaacgacccatcgtttgtcgaatccatcgtatgttgagggatccgtgcaatgtaaagtataggaagtaatactcacctgtccccgtcgctccagaccaggtcatcaccgctcacactgctgttccaggggctcctgatgctgtcgcGCTGCTCccgtgtcttcttcgcgatcctccggtgtcttgcgcatcttctgcagggtccgggcctcgctttctggtgacgttattacgctgctgcgccggtgcggcgtgcgtagtgacgtaataacgacgccggaaagcaaggcccggaccctggagaagatgcgcaagacaccggaggatcgcgaagtggacccggagcagcgggaataggtaagtgaacctgctggggcacattacactgctatccgacagcagcttaagcattttgcgctgtcggatagcagttaatgcgatggccccgacatataaaagcatcgtatgtcgatgctgacatcgacatgtgatggcctctgagaggcaatcgtatgtcgattttatcatatgtcggggccatcgtaggtcggggggtaacTGTATAgataatccttacatataaaagtaagaaagatctgctgggagctgtaaatcactgtatgtagaggacaggagcttcttcagggtccagtacagtacacacaatgtcctaaaaaagtaaaatggggcCGCCTTTACTTGGTTTCCAAAGGGGCAGCTATACCTGGCACAAgtaaagaatagtacagaacGTGTAGTACCTCCCTGAACTGTGTGTCTAACAACCCAGGctataaaacttaattttttttttttttttttacaaagcccAGAATTTGCCAAAagcaaaaaataattataatgtaAATGTAGAAAACACATTGGGTATTATTATAATCATACTGACTTTtagcataaaattgacatgtcaattataCCGCATTGTGAACACTGTTAAAATTTGTTAAACCTACTTCTCTAAAATAAGATACGGTAAATGAAAATCACTTTATTCTGGTTTGCAGGGCTCAGGAAAGTGAATGGACTTCACAAAGATATCTGTATAATCACAGCTACCCAGATAGATGATCAGAGCCTGCATGAGGATTGAAGGTACAACTGGTGTGcactttttgggtaaaatataTATCTTTGTATGTCTTATTATATGCAAAATATGGAATATATGTCAaactataaatataatatataaattaggtattgtCATAATCAGACCAACCTgcagaataaaataataaagtcaACATGTTATTTACATCACACATGTACCCCAGATTGGTACCAATGAAGACATCAACTTGTGTTGCAAAAATGTTTTGCCATCCCAAAGGCCTCTGCAACTTAATAGGATGCCTACAAAATTTCCTAAATAAAAAGAAGGCACAAAATCCACTAAGTACTCCATTATGCCTGTGCCCTGTGAGTCAAGTACAGCACATTGGCCACATATGGGACAATCTAAAAATAgaatgagggtatgttcacattgcggAACTGTAGCTGAActcagcctggcagccggcggtAGGATCGCGCGGCAATGCGCTGTCCCaatgatggctatgcagtgcttgcggacttccgcgcaaagaatgaacatgttctttctttgcgcggaacaatttcagcggcggaattgtccgccgctgaaattccgcagtgttaaCGGGTCTCGCAGATACTAACGTTCACAcagatgctaacgttcactgtgcggaattttactcgcggaattccgcacacGGAATTCCGCTggtattccgcagtgtgaacatacccttaggggagTTAATATAGAGAAGAATTTCTCTAgcaacatcagtctgcattacaaaagaaaaaaaattgattaaaatgaaagtttttccaaaacaaaaaatgtataatatttaAAAATTCTGCCTCTACTTTGCTTCAAtttctgtgaaacaactaaaggttaatacatttcctaaaatgtcattatgaatatgtGAAGGATGCAATTAATAAAAtggggtgtagagatgagcgaacttacagtaaattcgattcgtcacgaacttctcggctcggcagttgatgacttttcctgcgtaaattagttcagccttcaggtgctccggtgggctggaaaaggtggatacagtcctaggaaagagtctcctaggactgtatccaccttttccagcccaccggagcacctgaaagctgaactaatttatgcaggaaaagtcatcaactgccgagccgagaagtttgtgacgaatcgaatttactgtaagttcgctcatctctaatggggtGATTCACAGGGGCTTCTAGCTGAATTGAATTGGTCCCTAAAAATTTAGATCTGGAAGTGTTCTTGAAAATGAAGAAAGTTGCTGAAAAATATTTTTAGTCATCtaaagttctaaaaaaaaaaaaaaaaaaaaaaaaatgttaaagggcaTTTACAAAATAATGACTACATAAAGTAGACCTACTgtaaatgtgaattaataacCAATTTATGGACATGACAATTTCTCATGGAATTTAGCAGTCTTTTACAAAACGCTGCTGACTGTACCAACAAAAACTTAACTAACaaagtgtcacgaaaaaactaactcAGAATCACTtggataagttaaagcatccaaaAAGGATGACAACATGAACTAAGACAGGTCAAAGTCACCAAAAAGAAAAACCCATTGATGTTACAATACAATTAGCATCTTTCATGTCATTTTTTAAAATCTGTTTTCAGTCTAGTTCTGGACAGATATCTGCTCAGGTCTGCTTACTTCCCCTGTATTCCTCTCCCTAACAGGGGGGTGTCCCTGagcacataggccctcatttactattgcaaacccaacaagtTTTGTcaagttgtgcgccagattctgtcgcattgcatcagaaattctgtctgcgccagaattgaaaaaacccagactaactctccattttgctaagaaaacccccaaaaaggggcgtggctgcttGGAAAAGGGGCAGTGTTCTCCGAAAAGGggagtgttcccgacattttcacaaaaccccaaaatatttactaaggtttccacataaaatgtggtggatttcagctgagtaaaatgtgtaaaaaaaaaaagcaaagtgtagggaaaagtgcaaaatgtagagaaaccttagtaaataccgtggaaaataaattgtagggaattaaaacccacaaggaaacctacacaacactcttagtaagtgAGGGTCAGCTTTCATTTCCTGACTCAGTCAGTGCCTGCTGCAGGGACTAAGATGGAAACATCTAGTTAGGCTATTATATAAGGTCAAATATAAGGTAAAAACACAATATTTTTCCTTCTATTTGACATATATTAAAGATAgtcttaaaatttttttaattgcaacATATGAATATTTTATGTTGGTACCACCATCCCTGGTCCATAACTGTATATTTAGCCAAGTATGAGGAACATTTATGCTGTGGTGTGGAAAAAGGGTTAAGCATTGATGTAAGCAGTCAAAGAATGGAGGAACACATACCTGTTTAACTCGAGATGATCTCCTCCCCCGCTTCTTGGGAAACTCTTCTTCAGATTCTTCTGGGTCTTCCATAACAGGATGACCCTTTTCTGTAACAAAGTATTAACC
Above is a genomic segment from Hyla sarda isolate aHylSar1 chromosome 1, aHylSar1.hap1, whole genome shotgun sequence containing:
- the ACIN1 gene encoding apoptotic chromatin condensation inducer in the nucleus isoform X5, translating into MLENLQKHSSPHTGFQPNSQMGEEMGQNSFIKQYLEKQQELLRQKEAREAQETEEPFAESEDENVNPDIVPEPPDIICSVLKFPEVELGKHTPKKGHPVMEDPEESEEEFPKKRGRRSSRVKQTKVPKQSVVTPPVQEQEPRRSSTRACKSAVKEVEEVGEEEEEEMEEEKELAVEKDEEETPKRRRSSRTTIQHKKSPKLKRSPSPPQLSETLSKPATLEGEETVEERVPPMLSLEGMHQQISEKQVLPVSEKTSSSRLLIKESPKSQRSPQKWRRQARERIETGADAALHQAPVSTSVIQQTAPNEQEDENVETVKQESQVYKDTKNASTGASTTKDAKVKSSLVLMKPPVRSKLEGTASVCTQSLQIVEKLSSRGVQAMSILEKQDLQPCSDAKESQSLSSSPEFVRSSAKSRSLHDKSDVSSLLVSGPNESEKSPACSPSLPKTRRLRIRRSSAHQDQAENVKSIQKVDVPEKAKAPVIFNEPVDSEQKSVLKVSEVRPEEKTKRKLSKAGKMQKTKLEVKSEDIADEPQLGDPLLSVLETDTKETISTKIVPDNSLTESENNFGPSPMEKSSLDTTVQHTEETSLIKTSERTAQNKRPSITEETLEMTDNSTEVQDSANVASAEAIVPKTVPDIQQSTYTAEETSMKPYTETQIVHESESKKVPEDCPMIVDDITEDTAVPPVPISPDKQEAVNIDETVHVTVNIEDPPNILPTKNLELVANLENAGLVAEAIPTSSSISALSSCSTENSTTASKVHQQADNVSVHQSPETPVTNTIIHISETSEQDSAMDIDAPEDIMVEKDSTNNSEREPLASFLAPDGQHNTVVAPVTVPAAETKDIIAQITKEAISSKECEENSMDLEEVGSQPLESTLNAQQSDVTMAEEDVPVIAQKEHELAEEHVPVIAHEDNELAGKSAPIIEKEDHELVEKSAPVIEKEDHELVEKSAPIIEKEDHELVEKSVPVIAQEDNELAEKNVSNIAKEDHTFAKSAPVIVQEEHKLAEKSAPVIVQEEHKLAEKSAPVIVQEEHKLAKSAPVIVQEHKLAEKSAPVIVQEEHELAEKSAPVIVQEEHELAEKSAPVIVQEEHKLAEKSAPVIVQEEHELAEKSAPVIVPEEHKLAEKSAPVIVQEEHKLAEKSAPVIVQEEHKLAEKSAPVIVQEEHKLAEKSAPVIVQEEHKLAEKSAPVIVQEEHELAEKSAPVIVQEEHKLAEKSAPIIAHKKREIEEKSAPVIAHKKREIEEKSAPVIVQEEHKLAEKSAPVIAHKKREIEEKSAPVIAHKKREIEEKSAPVIVQEEHKLAEKSAPIIAHKKREIEEKSAPVIVQEEHKLAEKNAPVIVQGEHKLAEKSAPVIVQGEHKLAEKSAPVIVQGEHKLAEKSAPVNVQEEHKLAAKSAPVIVQEEHKLAEKSAPVIAHKKREIEEKSAPVIAHKKREIEEKSAPVIAHKKREIEEKSAPVIVQEEHKLAEKSAPVIVQEEHKLAEKSAPVIVQEEHKLAEKSAPVIAHKKREIEMSAPIIAHKKREVEEKSAPIIVQEHKLAEKSAPVIVQEHKLAEKSALVIAHKKREIEEKSAPIIAHKKREVEEKSAPIIAHKKREVEEKSAPIIAHKKREVEEKSAPVVIVQKVHELAPVIGQEKGEMETELISAVHEKASATEHSEQILSVEPVEHNVEEPEITMLPSPAQYQVDNESVMQSTKEDDRESLQRKEGEVQTVSTPPSQLRQTECIMDVGFAPDQILLPEANKSDNDEVTDVLEKTKAQNEDESVKPDCDASLVLHTTDELVPKKDVYHEIEEDTYEAVEVVKDAPVVEFRRSRTSSSSSSSSSSSSSSSSSSSSSSSSSRSSRSSTERSSRSRRSSCSKSSSPERQDQKSESSRSSSPHSDKDQLFSERSETECPAILSSEVLPLETLQPPPNTSTPPLQTIVRLQRNTFNQGHSPSNPSRRERRRSHAAYDAEEQEQIKRIRLEPQSEDQDQKSPVPGEQEVEEEHSPGDNNVAPESEETTMDTTETPTEGEVQETVPAQPQEENCDPGDKKESTTPPRTFKRKISVISAAKCSSQPPPASTTNSDNEGAHPARRRRWGASTATTQKKPSISISTDSLKSLIPEIKEIKQEAVVDLHAEDARISEDESERNGDDNSHDQGLKICRTVTQVVPAEVQENGQEEEEVACQNPPEEASVAVQESIPVEVEPPPPSEQEVKNPLPESPAQAEVRVSFALPPVTLGDTLLRRSISQQKTIVSVTIDDPVRTASQQPSPPLRKPSCIVHISNLVRPFTLGQLKELLSRTGTIVDENFWIDKIKSHCLVTYSTIEEAVSTRNSLHGVRWPQSNPKFLSVDFAEQDELDFHRGLLAERPPELKAEEPPHQHSHQHTHAPPLRGEHREHERGVREQWAEREREMERRERTRSEREWDRDKIREGPRSRSRDRRRKEHAKSKEKKNEKKEKVQEEPPAKLLDDLFHKTKAAPCIYWLPLTDDQIVKKVADRAERAKEREKRRKEQEEQEEEERKERAKEREKEAERNRERARDAEREKRREHSREHPRERERRDPKRHSRSRSRSTPVRDRGGRR